From a single Oceaniferula flava genomic region:
- a CDS encoding flavin reductase family protein, which produces MPSIELDPLGQHADRAYSLLTAIVTPRPIAWVTTIDDDGRVNAAPFSFFNVFGTKPSLLAFAPGNKEPGVPKDTARNIRHNGEFVVHMVDRSVADAMVSTAAPLPFGKSELEGSGLTLADSATVSVPRIVEAPAALECKEHSTVEIGGNRLVIGIIQRIHMQENMMQSDPLRVDRENYHPIGRMASPDWYCGTEEQFEIPR; this is translated from the coding sequence ATGCCAAGTATTGAACTCGATCCTCTCGGACAGCATGCCGACCGTGCTTACTCGCTGCTCACCGCCATCGTCACCCCGCGTCCCATTGCCTGGGTCACCACCATCGACGACGATGGACGGGTTAATGCCGCACCGTTCTCATTTTTCAACGTCTTCGGCACCAAACCTTCCCTCCTCGCCTTTGCACCAGGAAACAAGGAACCTGGTGTGCCGAAGGACACCGCCAGAAACATCCGTCACAACGGTGAGTTTGTGGTGCATATGGTCGATCGCTCCGTGGCCGATGCCATGGTGAGCACAGCCGCCCCCCTGCCCTTCGGAAAAAGCGAACTCGAAGGCAGCGGGCTAACCTTGGCAGACAGCGCCACTGTCAGCGTGCCTCGCATTGTCGAAGCCCCGGCTGCCTTGGAATGCAAAGAGCACAGCACTGTGGAGATTGGTGGCAATCGACTTGTCATCGGCATCATCCAGCGCATCCACATGCAGGAAAACATGATGCAGAGCGATCCTCTGCGGGTCGATCGCGAGAACTACCACCCGATTGGTCGGATGGCCTCTCCGGACTGGTATTGCGGCACCGAAGAGCAGTTTGAGATCCCTCGCTAG
- the rplI gene encoding 50S ribosomal protein L9, which produces MATTEVILREKIGNLGAEADVVTVKAGYARNFLVPQGKAYEASKANLKHLESLKAQRVKREAEEFQVAQDVAAKIKKLKLEFTLETGQGGKAFGSVTSIDIHKQLSDKGIEIDRHALLLEGPIKTGGKQDIEVKLHSEVTTKLKIDVKVEGEEEAAE; this is translated from the coding sequence ATGGCCACTACAGAAGTTATTCTCCGCGAAAAAATTGGCAACCTCGGCGCTGAAGCCGACGTTGTGACCGTCAAAGCAGGCTACGCCCGCAATTTCCTCGTCCCACAGGGCAAGGCATACGAAGCCAGCAAAGCCAACCTCAAGCACCTTGAGTCTCTGAAAGCCCAGCGTGTGAAGCGCGAAGCTGAAGAGTTCCAAGTTGCCCAAGACGTGGCAGCCAAAATCAAGAAGCTCAAGCTTGAGTTCACTCTTGAGACTGGTCAAGGCGGCAAGGCATTCGGTTCTGTCACCAGCATCGACATCCACAAGCAACTTTCCGACAAAGGCATCGAAATCGATCGCCACGCTCTCCTCCTCGAAGGACCAATCAAGACTGGTGGTAAGCAAGACATCGAAGTCAAGCTCCACAGCGAAGTCACCACCAAGCTTAAAATCGACGTCAAAGTCGAAGGTGAAGAAGAAGCGGCTGAGTAA
- the aat gene encoding leucyl/phenylalanyl-tRNA--protein transferase has product MHQIPAHILLGAYTEGVFPMAEDGDIYWFSPVMRGIIPLDDRFHIPHGLKRSIKKKPFEIRTNTCFSEVMDGCSQRRETWIDEVIVNSYLELHELGFAHSVECFDEDGLQGGLYGVGLGKAFFGESMFSRKTDASKIALVYLVDWMRQHEYTLLDTQWMTDHLRQFGGLEIPREEYLKLLAEALADDSITY; this is encoded by the coding sequence ATGCATCAAATACCCGCGCATATCCTTCTCGGAGCCTACACTGAAGGGGTCTTCCCTATGGCTGAAGATGGCGATATTTACTGGTTCTCACCAGTGATGCGCGGAATCATCCCTTTGGACGATCGATTTCATATCCCTCATGGGCTGAAGCGGAGTATCAAAAAGAAGCCTTTCGAAATTCGCACAAATACGTGTTTTAGCGAAGTGATGGACGGCTGTTCCCAACGACGTGAAACGTGGATTGATGAGGTTATCGTCAATAGTTACCTTGAGCTTCATGAGCTGGGCTTTGCTCACTCGGTGGAGTGTTTCGATGAAGATGGTTTGCAGGGCGGACTCTATGGAGTTGGGCTGGGGAAGGCGTTTTTTGGTGAGAGCATGTTCTCTCGGAAAACCGACGCCAGTAAGATTGCTTTGGTGTATCTGGTGGATTGGATGCGCCAGCATGAGTATACCTTGTTAGATACCCAGTGGATGACCGATCACCTGCGCCAATTCGGCGGACTGGAAATCCCTCGGGAGGAGTATTTGAAATTACTTGCCGAGGCACTTGCAGATGATTCCATTACCTATTAG
- the hisA gene encoding phosphoribosylformimino-5-aminoimidazole carboxamide ribotide isomerase, translating into MTRFRPCIDLHDGQVKQIVGGTLTDSAEGPKENFVSDRQPAWFAELYRDAQLTGGHVIQLGAGNSAAAREALSAWPGGMQIGGGINITNAAEWLEAGASEVIVTSWLFDQDGRFREDRLRELAKEVGRENIVVDLSCRSTKQAGEAGWTVAMNRWQTLTNLDITSATLETLAEWCGEYLIHAADVEGLCQGIDGDLVELLGGWAGIPMTYAGGVAGMEDLQLVQEKSGGHLDVTVGSALDIFGGSGVTFEELLAWNQRSPETP; encoded by the coding sequence ATGACTCGTTTTCGCCCATGCATTGACCTCCACGATGGTCAGGTTAAACAAATCGTCGGTGGCACTCTCACAGATTCTGCCGAGGGGCCCAAAGAGAATTTCGTTTCGGACCGCCAGCCGGCTTGGTTCGCCGAGTTATACCGGGACGCCCAACTGACCGGTGGCCATGTTATCCAGCTGGGGGCTGGCAACAGCGCTGCCGCACGCGAAGCCTTGTCCGCATGGCCAGGTGGCATGCAGATTGGTGGAGGGATCAACATCACGAACGCAGCCGAATGGCTCGAGGCCGGAGCATCAGAGGTGATTGTGACCTCCTGGCTCTTCGATCAGGACGGCCGCTTCCGTGAAGACCGCTTGCGTGAGCTGGCCAAAGAAGTGGGGCGCGAAAACATCGTGGTGGATCTCAGCTGTCGCAGCACCAAGCAGGCCGGAGAAGCCGGGTGGACCGTGGCGATGAATCGTTGGCAGACATTGACGAACCTTGATATCACTTCGGCTACTTTGGAAACCTTGGCCGAGTGGTGTGGCGAATACCTCATCCATGCCGCCGACGTGGAGGGCCTCTGCCAAGGAATCGATGGAGACCTCGTCGAGCTCTTGGGCGGTTGGGCGGGGATCCCGATGACCTATGCTGGAGGCGTGGCCGGAATGGAGGATCTGCAATTGGTTCAGGAAAAAAGCGGCGGCCACCTCGATGTCACCGTTGGGAGTGCTCTGGATATTTTTGGCGGCAGCGGCGTGACGTTCGAGGAACTCTTGGCGTGGAATCAACGGAGCCCCGAAACGCCATGA